A segment of the Agrobacterium tumefaciens genome:
TATCCAGCATGACGACGCCAGCGGCGCCGGTTTCCAGGAGGTCGCGGAACGCCCATCGTGAGCCGAGTGTCTCGGATGCGGAGATCGGCGCCGGCGAAACGGCCGCATATCGCGTCAGGCTGGACAGGCTGTCCATCTTGATCGGATCTTCGTGCCAGAAGGTCTGATAAGGTTCCAGTGCCTTGGCGATCTGCATGGCCGGCAGAAGCTGCCACATGGAGTGGAACTCCACCATGATATCCATCTTGTCGCCGACAGCCTTGCGGATTTTTTCGAAAGGCTCGAGTGCGCTTTTCAGGTCCGGCATCGAGATGTACTGGCCGCGGGTCTTTTCCGCGGCTGCATCGAACGGCCAGATCTTCATGGCAGTGATGCCATCTTCGAGCAGTGAATGGGCAAGTTCGTCAGCGCGGTGCAGGAATCCGTTCAGATCATCATAGTCCTTGCCGCCGGACAGGCCGTAATTGGCCGTCTGTTGACCGGTCGCCTTCTTGATGTACTCCGTGCCAGCGCAGGTGTTGTAGGTACGGATTTCCTTGCGGCTGAAACCGCCGAGAAGCTGTGCGATAGGCTGATTGGTGGCTTTGCCGAAAATGTCCCAAAGCGCGATGTCGAAGGCGGAATTACCACGCACTTCCGCACCGGAAGAACGGAAACCGAGATAACCGACGAGATCCTGTGCCAGAAGATCGATCTGCAGCGGATCGCGACCGATAACGCGTGGCGCGATGTATTCATGCACATAGGTTTCCACGGTCTCTGCGCCGTAGAAGGTTTCACCGAGGCCGGTGATACCTTCATCCGTATGAACCAGAACCCAGAGCAGGTTGGCCCGTTCCGCCACGCGGACGGTCTCTAGTTTGGTGATTTTCATGTGTCTCTCCCGGAGTGTTATGCGATGCCTGCCGCCAGAAGGGCGTGCACGCTTTCGTCGAAGTGCCGCGCCATCAGCGTCGCGGCTGTCTGAGGGTCGCCTGCGGCAATAGCCTGACCGATAGCGATGTGAAGCTCACCCGCCGCGCGGCGCTGGTCATCCGATGTCCGGCTTTTCCAGCCGATCGGCCAGGTCTGACGCGTGACATTCTGGAAGGCGCCGAGGATCAATTCAAAGACAGGGTTCTTGGATGCGCGCGCAATTGCAAGGTGGAAGGCAAGGTCATGTTCCATCACCCTGTCATTGTGACCGAAGTCACTTTTCATCGCATTGGCGTGGCCGAGAATGATCAACGCTTCTTCATCGGTTCTTCGCAGCGCCGCGAGCGTGACGGTTCTGACTTCGATTGTCCGACGGACGTCATAGATCTGCTGGATGTTGATCTGCTCGGTGTGAATACCGTGTTCGAACATCAGCGACATGGCGCCGTGATCGAGCGTTGCAACCGTCGCCCTTTTCCCAGGGCTGACGTCGATCAGCCGCATGGCCGACAACGAACGAAATGCCTCACGCACCACCGTGCGCGAAACGCCTAGCTGCTGCGACAGCGAAAGCTCACTTGGCAACTTTGCGCCGGGCGCAAGCTCATTTTCGCGAATATGGCGTGTGATTGCGCCAATGGCGCTGCTGACCAAGCCTGTGTCGTGCGGAACTGCGTTATACATTTTTCCTCCAACCTGTACGACAGGTTTATGGAAAATTGCGTATCGGATTTCTCGTGCAAACACAAGCCAACAATGCGGCAATTCGTGTAATGACCAGAAACCTTAGCTATGGAGTCGTTATTCGAACTCGCGCAGGAAACGTTTCAACAGCGTATCAAGGGCTGCCTGCTCCTTTTCATCGAGCGGGGCGAGCAGTCTGTGCTGGTTGTCGACATGGGCATTCACGGCGTCCTCAACGACGGAAAAGCCTTTGTCGGTAAGCGATATCAGCACGCTGCGGCGGTCTTGCGGGTTGTGAACGCGTTCCACAAGGCCAGCCTTTTCGAGCTGGTCGATACGATTGGTCATGGTGCCAGAGCTGACCATAGTCATCGCCAGCAGATCGCCGGGTGACAACTGGTAAGGCGCGCCCGCGCGGCGCAAGGTCGCAAGCACATCGAAGGCGGAAGAGGACAGTCCGTGTTTCAACAGCACGGTCTCCACTTCGCGGCCGAGGTGAATGCTGAGGCGGCGTAGCCGTCCGAGAACACCCATAGGTCCAACGTCGAGGTCGGGTCTTTCCTTGCGCCATTGCGCCAGGATCTGGTCGACGCGATCAGCTGTGTCTTTGCTCATCCAACAGGCATATCAACTGATATCTTGACGTCAAGATAAAAGCAGCGATAATGAATTTATCTTGAGATAGAGATTCTTGAAATGAAGATTAATTCCACATCCACCGCCGATATCCTGCTGACGGCTCTCGCCCCGGCTGTCTGGGGCAGCACCTACTTCGTCACGACGGAGTTTCTGCCGCAGGGATATCCCCTGCATGTCGCCATGTTGCGAGCGCTTCCCGCTGGCCTGCTCTTACTGTTGCTGGTGAGAACTTTGCCTCACGGAAAATGGTGGGCACGCAGCCTTCTGCTTGGCGCGCTGAATTTCTCATTTTTCTGGGCAATGTTGTTCGTTTCGGCCTATCGACTGCCGGGTGGTGTGGCAGCCACTGTCGGCGCGGTGCAGCCACTGATCGTCATTGTGCTGTCGCGGGTCTTTCTCGATACAGCGGTCCGAAAGCTCGCAGTCGTGGCTGGCTTGATCGGCATGGCTGGTGTGGGTCTTCTTGTGCTGACGCCGGGCGCTGCGTTGGACGGTATCGGTATTCTAGCAGGACTGGCTGGCGCTGCGTCCATGGCATTCGGAACGGTATTGACGCGCAAGTGGAAGCCACCGGTCTCCAGCCTCACCTTCACGGCATGGCAGTTGACCGCAGGCGGCATTTTGCTTGTTCCGGTGGCATTGTTGGTCGAGCCCGCTTTACCGTCGCTGACTGTCGCCAACATCTCTGGCATGGCCTATCTTGGCCTTGTTGGTGCCGCGCTGACATATCTTCTGTGGTTTCGCGGGCTTTCCCGCATCGAGCCTTCCGCCGCCGCCTCTCTCGGTTTTTTAAGCCCGGTGGTTGCGACGCTGCTCGGATGGTTGACGCTTGGTCAGAGCCTTGCGCCAACGCAAATTGTCGGTTTCGTCATGGTGCTGGTCAGCGTCTGGCTCAGTCAGAAAAGCCAGATGCCGCCCAAAATCATAGAGGTGGTTATGCCCACTCGCCCTTACGCATGACAGCCACTTTCGATCCGTCAGGCTTGATACCGTCGATGTCGACCTTGTTGGAGCCGATCATCCAGTCGATGTGGATGAGACTGGAGTTGCCACCCTGTGCCGTGATCTGCTCGGGTGTCAATGAGGCGCCATCAAGGAAGCACTTCGAATAGCATTGACCCAGTGCAATGTGGCAGGAGGCGTTTTCGTCAAACAGCGTGTTATAGAAGAGAATACCGCTGGCGGAGATCGGCGAAGAATGCGGAACGAGCGCCACCTCACCGAGCCGTCGTGCGCCGTCATCGGTATCGAGAACCTTGTTCAGCACCGCTTCGCCCTTGGAAGCCTTGGCTTCGACAATGCGTCCACCTTCGAATTTCACCTGAATGTCATCAATCAGCGTACCCTGATGTGAGAGGGGCTTGGTGCTGGAAACATATCCATCGACACGCAACGCGTGCGGCGTGGTGAAGACTTCCTCGGTTGGAATGTTCGGGTTGCAGGTTACGCCGTTTTTCGCAGTGGAGGCGCCACCGTGCCATTCATGTCCATCTGCAAGGCCGATCGTTACATCGGTGCCGGGGCCGGTGAAATGCAACGAGGCGAACCGTTCGCCATTGAGCCATTTCGAACGCTTTGCAAGATTGGCGTTGTGGTCGGCCCATGCGGCAACCGGATCGGCAAGATCGACACGCGACGCGGCGAAGATGGCGTCGGCCAGTTTCTTTACGGCCTCATCTTCCGGCAGGTCAGGGAAGACCTGTTTTGCCCAGGATGGGTTCGGATAGGAGATGATGTTCCAGTTGATGTCGAAGTTGGAAATCTTCTCGAGCGCCGGTTTATAGGCGGTGGAGTTGGCCTTGTTGGCACGTGCGACCTTGGCCGGATCTTCGTTGGCCAGCAGCATCGGGTTGTCACCGGCAATCGCCAGACGCGCAGCGCCATTGGCGTAAGCTTTGGCCATGCCCTCGTAAAGCCAGCTCGAGGCCCTGTCGAAATTCGCATCGCTTGCATGGCGATAGCGTGCAAGCGTGGTTTCCTCATCGGAATAGAAGGTGGTGACGAGACCGCTGCCAGCCATATAGGCGTGTTTCGTCAAAAGGCGCACCAGCGGCAGTGCCGCCATTGGCGCGGTAATCACCAGATCCTGATCTTTTTGCAATTGCAGGCCAACCTTGATGGCAACTTCTGCGAGTTTTTCGAGTTTGACGGGATCGATGGGGGAAACGGTCATGATCAGCCTTCGTATATTTGCATGAAGAGTGCCGAACCATAGCCCATCCGTCGTGAAAGCCAAATGCTTTCAAGGCGTGTGGCTCGACAGGATCGTCAATCGCTGACGAGCGGCGCAGCTTCGGCTTTGAGTGCCTTCATTGCGTCCTGAGGCGAGAGCCTGATCTGCAGGCCGCGTTGCCCACCATTCATGTAGACATAGCCGTGATCCATGGCCTCCGCCTCGATGGCGGTCGGCACGAGTTTCTTCTGGCCGAAAGGACTGATGCCTCCCACATGATATCCCGTGGCGCGTTCGGCATCAGCGGGTTTCATCATGTTGGCGGATTTGCCGCCGAAGGCTACAGCCAGCTTCTTCATGCTGACCTCGCGGTCGGAAGGCACGACAACGCAGACCGGCTTGCCATCGACCTCGGCCATCAGGGTCTTCAGCACGAGGTGAGGTGGCTCGCCGATAGCCTCGGCAGCCTGAAGACCGATACGATCGGCATTCGGGTCATATTCATAAGTGACCGTGGTGAATGAGACGCCGACTTTCACGAGCATCTGGGTGGCGCGTGTGCTCTTCGACATGACGCAGCCGCTCAGCCGAACAGGGCTGCATAGGTTTCCGGCTTGAAGCCGACGGTGATCTTGCCCTTTGCCTCAAGCACCGGACGCTTGATCATCGATGGTTGTGCGAGCATCAGCGAGATTGCCTTCTCGCGCGTCAGGTCGGCCTTGTCGGCATCATCAAGCTTCTTGAACGTCGTGCCAGCCCGATTGAGAACTGTTTCCCATCCTGCTGCATCACACCAGCTTTCAAGGTGCACCTTGTCGATACCCGACGCCTTGTAGTCGTGGAAGGCGTACTCGGTGCCGTTCGCTTCAAGCCATGTCCGGGCTTTCTTCATCGTGTCGCAATTCTTGATGCCAAAGATGGTGACGGTCATGGAATGCCTGCCTGTTCGAGTTCCGTGTCCGAGTGGCATAACAAACTGGGCGCGCAATGCAATGCTGCTCGTTTTTGCAGCTTCAGCAGGCACATTATCTTCGAGGATGCATATTTATGCATAGCTCTGCTGCTTGATCCTGCATTGTAAGCAGCTGCTTTTATACCCATTATCTGAGCATCAAAGATGGAGAGAAAAATGCGTTCCGTTGCAAAGACATCGCGTAAGTTTTTTGGTGAAACCTTCGCCGTATTCGGCGCAGCAATGGCTGTCTCGGCTGCCGTTCGCGCTCATCGCAAGCCTGCTGGCGCAGACTTGGAAACCCTCGGTATCGATTCCAAGGCTTTCGACAAGGTTCAGCTCTAATACCCGCAACGGCGGGGTTAGACTACCTCGCCCTGGATTGTGCGCCTTTAACATAGGCGCACTCGTTGAGAGCTGTTAAAAGTGCACGTTGATTGCTCCGTGCCAAAATCCCTCCGGGTGGCTCGTAGTCAGTTTTTTATACATCCGATGCCGAGTGGCTCTGTATGTCAGAGCCTTGCAAGATAAGTTGTCGTGCAGGTCGCTCGTAATCGTTCGCTTGCGCGGATAGCGACCATCGTCCCAACTCGTCGTGTCGCGTCAGCCCGTTGTGGCTATAAACCAGCACAAAATCGTCCGCTGTCCAATGATAGGGTTGCTCAATCGACATCGTGTCGATCTTCCCGCATCCGTAAATCGTCGTGATGTGCGGAACGACCGGCTGGAATGGCACAAATGGCAGGTTGCGTCGCCGTAGCTGCCGCTGAAGAAGTCTCGCAAGGCCTTCAATTTCGGGGATGTCTTGACTGCTTTTCAGGACATGGCTGCTGCGGTTGCCGAAGACAGCACATCTGTCTAGGGTCACGGGAAATGGCCGGCCGCTGATCCCGTCCATCGCCTTGCGGATTCTGCTGATCAAACTTTCGGGAATTGCCCCAAAACATCCGACGCAAAAGAGCGTGATGTGCAGCAGGTCGGCAGGGTAGGCTTTCCGGCGTGTACGGCCCTCCGCATGGCGGCACGCGTCCGCAAAAATCTGTTCGCTCAACGGCTGCGGCGGCTTTAACAAAAACAACAGCTTGCTCAGGAAGCGCACATTAAATCGCGCTTGCCGGGCTGACTGCGTCCAGTTGAAACAAAGCTGGTCGGAAACCGTTTCATCGCTCGATAGGTAAACCATGACGATGCTCCGTGGCTTCATGCCAAGGTCGTCATAATATCATCCGGCGACAGAAATTTAAAGAACAAAAAGAGAACAAAAGCGGAGAAAACTCCGCCTTCTGCCTATTCCCACTCGATGGTACCTGGCGGCTTCGAGGTGACGTCGTAGACGACGCGGTTGATGCCCTTCACTTCGTTGATGATGCGGGTTGCCGCGCGACCAAGGAAGTTCATGTCGTAAGGGTAGAAATCTGCCGTCATGCCGTCCACCGACGTGACAGCGCGCAGGGCGCAGACGAAATCATAGGTACGGTAGTCGCCCATGACGCCCACGGTCTGTACCGGCAGCAGCACGGCGAAAGCCTGCCAGATGGTGTCGTAGAGACCGGCCTTGCGGATTTCATCGAGGTAGATGGCATCTGCCTTGCGCAGGATGTCGAGCTTTTCGCGCGTTACGGCGCCGGGGCAGCGGATCGCCAGACCCGGACCAGGGAAGGGATGGCGGCCGATGAAGCTGTCCGGCAGGCCGAGTTCCCGGCCAAGTGCACGAACCTCATCCTTGAACAGCTCGCGAAGCGGCTCCACCAGCTTCATGTTCATGCGTTCCGGCAAGCCGCCGACATTGTGGTGGCTCTTGATCGTCACCGATGGACCGCCGGAGAAGGAAACGCTTTCGATAACGTCAGGGTAAAGCGTGCCCTGTGCCAGGAAGCTCGGAGCCCCCTTGCCGTCAGCAGCGATCTTTGCAGCTTCGGCCTCAAAGACTTCAATGAACAGGCGGCCGATGGTCTTGCGCTTTACTTCCGGATCGGAAACGCCCGCCAATTCCGTGAGGAAGAGGTCGGAGGCGTCGACGTGCACCAGCGGAATGTTATAGTGATCGCGGAACATGCCAACGACCTGTTCGCTTTCGGCCATACGCATCAAGCCGTGGTCGACATAGATGCAGGTCAACTGGTCACCGATCGCCTCATGGATGAGGACGGCTGCAACCGAGGAATCCACGCCGCCGGAGAGGCCGCAGATCACACGCTCAGTGCCAACCTGTTCGCGGATCTTGCGGATCATTTCGGCGCGATAGGCGGACATGGTCCAATCGGACTTCAGCCCGACGATCTTGTGCACGAAGTTGGAAAGAAGCTTTGCCCCGTCAGGCGTATGCACCACTTCCGGATGGAACATGGTGGTGTAATAGCGACGCTCTTCGTTGACGGCGATAGCAAAAGGCGCATTTTCGGAGGTCGCGGCTACTTCGAAGCCTTCCGGAAGTTGCGTAACGCGGTCGCCATGGCTCATCCATACCGGATAGCTGCCACCCACGTCCCAGAAACCTTCGAACAGCGGGCTTGCCTTCTTGATGTCGATGTCGGCGCGACCGAATTCTGCGGCGTGACCACCTTCCACGACACCGCCAAGCTGGGTGCAGAGTGTCTGCTGGCCGTAGCAGATGCCGAGGATCGGAATGCCGGCATCAAATACCGCCTGCGGTGCGCGGGGGCTGCCTTCAGCCGTTACCGATGCCGGGCCGCCGGAGAAGATCACGCCTTTCGGCTGCAACTTCTCAAAAGCTTCCGCTGCGTTCTGGAACGGGTGAATTTCACAATAGACGCCGGCTTCGCGTACACGGCGCGCAATAAGCTGCGTCACCTGGCTGCCGAAATCGATGATGAGAATGCTGTCGGGATGGGCTATCTGGGTCATGGCGAGCCTTTAAAGAAAACCGGGGCTTTAGGCAACCCGTCAGTTGCCCTGAAAAGCCAGAAAATATGCGGTTGCGCAAGGCGTCAGAGCGCGATCGCACCGTCTTTGATCGCGAGGCTGAGCTTGTCGATGCTCTCCGCCAGCTTTTCATCGATGATATGCAGATACTCGGTTCAGTCGTCGATGTGGTTCACGTCTGCCTTGCCATCGGAAATGCCACGCAGACCGATCAACGGAACCCCGAAGCGCTGACAGGCGCGTAGCACAGCATAGGTTTCCATCTCCACCATGTCCGCATCGATGAGATCATAGGCTGCGCCTGAAACGACATTTCCACCGGTCGAGAGCCGTGCCTCGGGTATGCCGGGTATGCGCAGGGGAAGGGCAATCTCCGCCGGCAGATCGAGAAAAGGTGTTCTTCCTTTTTCAAAACCGAAAGCGGATGCGTCCATGTCGCGCCACGAAACCGAAGCAACCTGATAGACTGATGTTTGCTCAAGCGTCTTCGATCCGGCCGAACCGAGGGATACAACGAGGTCCGGCAGATGGTCGGCGGCATCAAGTCCAGTCAGGACGGCCGTAACCGAAATCGCAGCCTCGACAGGTCCCACACCGATCATCAGCGGCGACATGCGGGCCTGCAGGTGCGGGCCATATTCGGCAGGCGCAGCCATGACGAAAAGAACGGATTTGCCGGCGACATGCTGGAGACTGTAGCTCATCCGGTGATATCCTCGCGGCCCTTCATGACCATCATGGTTCCGGTCATCGAGGCGATCAGTTTGGCCGGGCCATCGGAAATTGCATAGGCGCGTCCATCCGCGACAATAAGATTGCTTCCCGGTTTGATGATTTCGCCGCGGAACAGAAAGCGCTCGCCACGTCCAGGCGACATCAGGTTGACCTTGAACTCGATAGTCAGCAATGAGGCTTCAGGTTCAATGATCGTATAGGCGGCGTAGGTGCAGGCCGTATCGAGACCGGCAGCAATCACGCCCGCGTGCAATATACCATGCTGCTGCGTCAGTTTTTCGTGAAAGGGAAGTTCTATTTCCACCAGGCGATGCTCGATACGAGCAATCGATGCATCGATGGCCTGCACAACGCCCTGCCGTGCAAAGCTTTTTTCTATCCTCTGACGAAAATCGCCCGGATCGGTGATCTCCATGCCCCGCCTGTCCGCTCTATCCTGTCCTTAGACAGACATGGCGCGTGGTGATGGACAAGGCAAGGGGAGTTCCCGGATTTAGTTTAACAGGGTGATGCTCAAATTCAGCAAGGTCGCGAAAGACACCCAAACGGCATAGGGGACGAAAAGCCACATTGAAATGCGGTCACGGCTGTAGTTGAGGACGATGAAGGCGATGCTGCAGATCAGCATCGGCACGATGATGACAAGCGCTCCAATCGGGCTCTGCATGCCAAAGAAGATCGGCGACCAAAGAAAGTTCAGCGCCATTTGCGTGAACCAAAGCCGCATGCGGGTGCCCGTCGGTCGCAAGATCCACATTCGTGCACCGGCAATGCCAATCAGCACGTAAAGCGTTGTCCAGACAGGTCCGAAAATCCAGTTGGGTGGATTGAAGGGCGGTTTTTGCAGCGACTGATACCAATCGCCGGGGATGTTGTTGATGCCGATGAGCGCACCGATGGCCACGACGACAACAACGAAAACAATATAGATGGACAGGTTCTTCATGACGCCTACAATGTCCTGAGTGATCTTTTG
Coding sequences within it:
- a CDS encoding FadR family transcriptional regulator, encoding MYNAVPHDTGLVSSAIGAITRHIRENELAPGAKLPSELSLSQQLGVSRTVVREAFRSLSAMRLIDVSPGKRATVATLDHGAMSLMFEHGIHTEQINIQQIYDVRRTIEVRTVTLAALRRTDEEALIILGHANAMKSDFGHNDRVMEHDLAFHLAIARASKNPVFELILGAFQNVTRQTWPIGWKSRTSDDQRRAAGELHIAIGQAIAAGDPQTAATLMARHFDESVHALLAAGIA
- a CDS encoding PaaI family thioesterase; translated protein: MEITDPGDFRQRIEKSFARQGVVQAIDASIARIEHRLVEIELPFHEKLTQQHGILHAGVIAAGLDTACTYAAYTIIEPEASLLTIEFKVNLMSPGRGERFLFRGEIIKPGSNLIVADGRAYAISDGPAKLIASMTGTMMVMKGREDITG
- a CDS encoding tryptophan-rich sensory protein, with translation MKNLSIYIVFVVVVVAIGALIGINNIPGDWYQSLQKPPFNPPNWIFGPVWTTLYVLIGIAGARMWILRPTGTRMRLWFTQMALNFLWSPIFFGMQSPIGALVIIVPMLICSIAFIVLNYSRDRISMWLFVPYAVWVSFATLLNLSITLLN
- a CDS encoding mandelate racemase/muconate lactonizing enzyme family protein, coding for MKITKLETVRVAERANLLWVLVHTDEGITGLGETFYGAETVETYVHEYIAPRVIGRDPLQIDLLAQDLVGYLGFRSSGAEVRGNSAFDIALWDIFGKATNQPIAQLLGGFSRKEIRTYNTCAGTEYIKKATGQQTANYGLSGGKDYDDLNGFLHRADELAHSLLEDGITAMKIWPFDAAAEKTRGQYISMPDLKSALEPFEKIRKAVGDKMDIMVEFHSMWQLLPAMQIAKALEPYQTFWHEDPIKMDSLSSLTRYAAVSPAPISASETLGSRWAFRDLLETGAAGVVMLDISWCGGLSEARKIASMAEAWHLPVAPHDCTGPVVLCASTHLSLNAPNALVQESVRAFYKTWYRDLVTALPEVKNGMITVPPGAGLGMELHPDIEKSFTVSRRFSDANSI
- a CDS encoding aminopeptidase — its product is MTVSPIDPVKLEKLAEVAIKVGLQLQKDQDLVITAPMAALPLVRLLTKHAYMAGSGLVTTFYSDEETTLARYRHASDANFDRASSWLYEGMAKAYANGAARLAIAGDNPMLLANEDPAKVARANKANSTAYKPALEKISNFDINWNIISYPNPSWAKQVFPDLPEDEAVKKLADAIFAASRVDLADPVAAWADHNANLAKRSKWLNGERFASLHFTGPGTDVTIGLADGHEWHGGASTAKNGVTCNPNIPTEEVFTTPHALRVDGYVSSTKPLSHQGTLIDDIQVKFEGGRIVEAKASKGEAVLNKVLDTDDGARRLGEVALVPHSSPISASGILFYNTLFDENASCHIALGQCYSKCFLDGASLTPEQITAQGGNSSLIHIDWMIGSNKVDIDGIKPDGSKVAVMRKGEWA
- a CDS encoding ArsC family reductase → MTVTIFGIKNCDTMKKARTWLEANGTEYAFHDYKASGIDKVHLESWCDAAGWETVLNRAGTTFKKLDDADKADLTREKAISLMLAQPSMIKRPVLEAKGKITVGFKPETYAALFG
- a CDS encoding EamA family transporter, whose translation is MKINSTSTADILLTALAPAVWGSTYFVTTEFLPQGYPLHVAMLRALPAGLLLLLLVRTLPHGKWWARSLLLGALNFSFFWAMLFVSAYRLPGGVAATVGAVQPLIVIVLSRVFLDTAVRKLAVVAGLIGMAGVGLLVLTPGAALDGIGILAGLAGAASMAFGTVLTRKWKPPVSSLTFTAWQLTAGGILLVPVALLVEPALPSLTVANISGMAYLGLVGAALTYLLWFRGLSRIEPSAAASLGFLSPVVATLLGWLTLGQSLAPTQIVGFVMVLVSVWLSQKSQMPPKIIEVVMPTRPYA
- a CDS encoding 5'-methylthioadenosine/S-adenosylhomocysteine nucleosidase, which produces MSYSLQHVAGKSVLFVMAAPAEYGPHLQARMSPLMIGVGPVEAAISVTAVLTGLDAADHLPDLVVSLGSAGSKTLEQTSVYQVASVSWRDMDASAFGFEKGRTPFLDLPAEIALPLRIPGIPEARLSTGGNVVSGAAYDLIDADMVEMETYAVLRACQRFGVPLIGLRGISDGKADVNHIDD
- the ybaK gene encoding Cys-tRNA(Pro) deacylase; the protein is MSKSTRATQMLVKVGVSFTTVTYEYDPNADRIGLQAAEAIGEPPHLVLKTLMAEVDGKPVCVVVPSDREVSMKKLAVAFGGKSANMMKPADAERATGYHVGGISPFGQKKLVPTAIEAEAMDHGYVYMNGGQRGLQIRLSPQDAMKALKAEAAPLVSD
- a CDS encoding MarR family transcriptional regulator: MSKDTADRVDQILAQWRKERPDLDVGPMGVLGRLRRLSIHLGREVETVLLKHGLSSSAFDVLATLRRAGAPYQLSPGDLLAMTMVSSGTMTNRIDQLEKAGLVERVHNPQDRRSVLISLTDKGFSVVEDAVNAHVDNQHRLLAPLDEKEQAALDTLLKRFLREFE
- the guaA gene encoding glutamine-hydrolyzing GMP synthase produces the protein MTQIAHPDSILIIDFGSQVTQLIARRVREAGVYCEIHPFQNAAEAFEKLQPKGVIFSGGPASVTAEGSPRAPQAVFDAGIPILGICYGQQTLCTQLGGVVEGGHAAEFGRADIDIKKASPLFEGFWDVGGSYPVWMSHGDRVTQLPEGFEVAATSENAPFAIAVNEERRYYTTMFHPEVVHTPDGAKLLSNFVHKIVGLKSDWTMSAYRAEMIRKIREQVGTERVICGLSGGVDSSVAAVLIHEAIGDQLTCIYVDHGLMRMAESEQVVGMFRDHYNIPLVHVDASDLFLTELAGVSDPEVKRKTIGRLFIEVFEAEAAKIAADGKGAPSFLAQGTLYPDVIESVSFSGGPSVTIKSHHNVGGLPERMNMKLVEPLRELFKDEVRALGRELGLPDSFIGRHPFPGPGLAIRCPGAVTREKLDILRKADAIYLDEIRKAGLYDTIWQAFAVLLPVQTVGVMGDYRTYDFVCALRAVTSVDGMTADFYPYDMNFLGRAATRIINEVKGINRVVYDVTSKPPGTIEWE
- a CDS encoding 2'-5' RNA ligase, translating into MLKPPQPLSEQIFADACRHAEGRTRRKAYPADLLHITLFCVGCFGAIPESLISRIRKAMDGISGRPFPVTLDRCAVFGNRSSHVLKSSQDIPEIEGLARLLQRQLRRRNLPFVPFQPVVPHITTIYGCGKIDTMSIEQPYHWTADDFVLVYSHNGLTRHDELGRWSLSAQANDYERPARQLILQGSDIQSHSASDV